The following coding sequences lie in one Oncorhynchus kisutch isolate 150728-3 linkage group LG17, Okis_V2, whole genome shotgun sequence genomic window:
- the LOC109908292 gene encoding insulin-like growth factor-binding protein 5 encodes MPLLSNLTTIILLLIAHCGSSTLANRLGPYKGCFSCKEPGRAPREHIGQAGSTSMLAQGEPCGVYTMSCAKGLRCVPLPQEHSPLQALLQGRGFCTKHSRTSPTERPHPTGPHPSHSGEIEKAPCRKLLNSVLRGVELTIFLSDRDIYIPNCDTLGFYRKKQCRSSKGIQRGLCWCVDELGTALSSRASEDGTLPCDGD; translated from the exons ATGCCTCTCCTTTCTAACTTAACGACTATTATCTTGTTGTTGATTGCTCACTGCGGATCTTCGACTCTAGCTAACCGTTTGGGACCCTACAAGGGTTGTTTCTCGTGTAAAGAACCAGGTCGGGCCCCCCGCGAACATATTGGGCAGGCAGGCAGTACATCAATGTTGGCCCAGGGAGAGCCCTGTGGTGTGTACACCATGAGCTGTGCCAAGGGGCTGCGCTGCGTGCCTCTTCCTCAGGAACACAGCCctctccaggctctgttgcagggCAGGGGCTTCTGCACCAAGCACAGCAGGACCAGTCCCACGGAGAGGCCCCACCCCACAG GTCCACATCCTTCGCATAGTGGTGAAATAGAAAAG GCACCCTGCCGTAAGCTGCTCAATAGTGTTCTGCGTGGTGTTGAGCTCACTATCTTCCTGTCTGATCGTGACATCTATATCCCCAATTGTGATACTCTGGGCTTCTACAGGAAAAAGCAG tgtCGTTCCTCCAAGGGTATACAGCGTGGCCTCTGTTGGTGTGTGGACGAGCTGGGTACCGCCTTGTCCTCACGTGCCAGCGAAGACGGCACTTTACCATGCGATGGAGATTGA